One part of the Laspinema palackyanum D2c genome encodes these proteins:
- a CDS encoding FKBP-type peptidyl-prolyl cis-trans isomerase, translated as MSQAKQGDMVKVHYTGKLDDGTVFDSSIDRDPLEFVLGEGQLIAGFEQAVLGMSPGESKTEKIPAEEAYGPHRQEMVVEVERQQLPDNIPLDVGQQLQIQQAPDQIIPVVITAISESKVTLDANPPLAGKDLIFEIELVGIA; from the coding sequence ATGAGCCAAGCCAAGCAAGGCGATATGGTGAAAGTTCACTACACGGGTAAATTAGATGATGGGACTGTATTTGATTCCTCCATCGATCGCGACCCTCTGGAATTTGTTTTGGGGGAAGGACAACTCATTGCCGGTTTTGAACAAGCAGTTTTAGGGATGAGTCCGGGGGAATCCAAAACGGAAAAAATTCCAGCGGAAGAGGCTTATGGTCCCCATCGGCAAGAAATGGTGGTGGAAGTTGAGCGGCAGCAACTGCCGGATAATATCCCTTTAGATGTGGGACAACAATTACAAATTCAACAAGCCCCGGATCAAATTATTCCCGTGGTGATTACGGCAATTTCTGAGTCAAAAGTTACTTTAGATGCCAATCCCCCCCTGGCTGGAAAAGATTTGATTTTTGAAATTGAGTTGGTTGGCATTGCTTAA
- a CDS encoding adenylate/guanylate cyclase domain-containing protein produces the protein MTLRKKTLLAIGLTLAGLFGVVHLTSSTILLNGFTTLEEKEARRNVKRVLDAFSNYQQELQALNFQWGVWDETYRFIEDGNLDYIDRNLGEVNLASLRANAILFINKEGELVFGQGFDLVRQKLAPIPAEVSQKIAATSIQVLKPKDALAGIVTINNRPMTIAAGPILNSQGNLPTRGTLAIARFLDREEIQRLATLTHLDVRAYGLMDPTTPVEFQPTIARLSQMSDDPPILIEPLSQEWMAGYSLLRDIYGNPAVLLELNIPRDIYHQGQASSRYMIVSLAIVGVVFGVCTLLLLEKMVLARLSSLSQDVKQIDHCRDLALRVSVSGKDELSSLAQTINAMLETLESSTKALEIEREKAESLLLNILPEVIADRLKGQEENIADTFAEVTVLFADIVGFTQLSAQIEAAELVQLLNNIFSRFDRALERYQLEKIKTIGDCYMVVAGMPVPCENSAVAIAEMALEMQEEIARFNAEFHQSLKMRMGIHTGPVVAGVIGIKKFIYDLWGDTVNTASRMESHGIPGQIQVSRATYDCLKNQYRFEERGAIEIKGKGAMQVYLLKGRLLVGGTRESL, from the coding sequence ATGACCCTCCGCAAGAAAACATTACTGGCGATCGGCTTGACCCTGGCTGGGTTATTTGGAGTCGTGCATTTGACCTCCTCAACGATTTTACTCAATGGCTTTACCACTTTAGAAGAAAAAGAAGCAAGGCGGAATGTCAAAAGAGTTTTGGATGCCTTCTCCAATTATCAGCAGGAATTACAGGCTCTCAACTTTCAGTGGGGGGTGTGGGATGAAACTTATCGGTTTATCGAAGATGGCAATTTAGATTATATTGATAGGAATTTAGGGGAAGTCAATTTAGCATCCCTGCGAGCTAATGCAATTCTCTTTATTAATAAAGAAGGGGAACTGGTTTTTGGTCAGGGTTTTGACTTGGTTCGTCAGAAGTTAGCGCCGATTCCAGCAGAGGTTTCTCAGAAGATTGCAGCGACTTCGATTCAGGTGTTAAAACCCAAAGATGCTTTGGCGGGAATTGTCACCATTAATAATCGTCCGATGACGATCGCCGCCGGACCCATTCTCAACAGTCAGGGGAATCTTCCCACTCGGGGAACCCTGGCGATCGCCCGCTTTCTCGATCGCGAAGAAATCCAGCGGTTGGCAACACTCACCCATTTGGATGTCAGGGCTTATGGACTCATGGATCCGACTACCCCGGTGGAGTTCCAACCCACGATCGCCCGCTTATCCCAGATGTCTGATGATCCTCCTATCCTGATTGAACCACTCAGTCAAGAATGGATGGCAGGGTATAGTTTATTACGAGATATCTATGGTAACCCCGCAGTCTTATTAGAACTGAATATCCCCAGAGATATTTACCATCAAGGTCAAGCCAGTTCAAGGTATATGATAGTTTCTCTGGCGATCGTCGGTGTAGTTTTTGGAGTTTGCACCCTATTATTGCTCGAAAAAATGGTGTTGGCTCGATTATCATCTTTGAGTCAAGATGTCAAACAAATTGATCACTGCCGAGATTTAGCCTTGCGAGTTTCAGTCTCTGGAAAAGATGAATTATCCAGTTTGGCCCAGACCATTAATGCCATGTTAGAGACGTTGGAATCCTCAACGAAAGCCCTGGAAATCGAACGAGAAAAGGCGGAAAGTTTGTTGCTCAATATTTTACCTGAAGTCATTGCCGATCGCCTCAAGGGTCAGGAAGAAAATATTGCCGATACTTTTGCTGAAGTCACGGTGTTATTTGCCGATATTGTCGGCTTTACCCAACTCTCCGCTCAAATTGAAGCGGCGGAATTGGTCCAGTTACTCAATAATATTTTTTCTCGCTTCGATCGCGCCTTGGAACGGTATCAGTTAGAAAAAATTAAAACCATTGGCGATTGTTACATGGTTGTAGCGGGAATGCCGGTTCCCTGTGAAAATAGTGCCGTGGCGATCGCAGAGATGGCCCTAGAAATGCAGGAGGAAATCGCCCGATTTAATGCCGAATTTCATCAATCCTTAAAAATGCGGATGGGGATCCATACCGGACCCGTCGTTGCTGGGGTGATTGGGATTAAAAAATTTATCTATGATCTGTGGGGGGATACCGTGAATACCGCCTCCCGAATGGAATCCCACGGTATTCCCGGCCAAATTCAAGTTTCTAGGGCCACTTATGACTGTTTGAAAAATCAATATCGTTTTGAAGAAAGAGGGGCGATCGAGATTAAAGGCAAGGGAGCAATGCAGGTGTATTTGCTCAAAGGACGCTTGCTTGTAGGGGGAACAAGGGAAAGTTTGTAG